The Longimicrobiaceae bacterium genomic interval GCTGGAGGACTCCGGCCATGTCTGCAACGTGGACCAGGCCGACCTGTTCAACCGGCACGCCATCGACTTCATGCACGGCAGGCTCGCCCCCGGGGCGGGCTCCGCCTGATCCCCCGCGCCGCCGCTCGTCCCGAATGCCCGCGCTGATCCCCGGACCTCCGTATCCCTTCCGCCTCCGCAACTCGCGCATCCACGGGCGCGGGGCCTTCGCCACGCAGCTCATCCCGGCGGGGACTCGGATCATCGAGTACAAGGGGGAGCGGATCAGCAACGAGGAGGCCGACCGCCGCTACCCGGACGATCCCGCGAACCGGCACCACACCTTCCTCTTCTCCATCGACGACGAGGTGGTGGTGGACGCGGCCTTCAGGGGGAACGCCTCGCGCTGGATCAACCACTCCTGCGACCCCAACTGCGACGCGGTGATCGACGATGGCCGCATCTTCATCGAGGCGGTCCGCGACATCGCCCCGGGCGAGGAGCTGGTCTACGACTACAACTTCATCCTGGAGGAGCGCCACACCCCCGCCATGAAGCGGCGCTACCCCTGCCACTGCGGCGCCCCCAGCTGCCGCGGGACCATCCTGGCGAAGAAGCGCTGACGGCGCCCGCGTGACCCGGCGGGCCCTCCGCGCGTCTTCCGGGTGAACGTCCACCCGTCCGCCGAAAGGTGCCGCCATGCTCCGAGTCCTCGCCGTCCCGCTCCTTCTCGCCCTGGCCGCGGCCTGCGCCGACCCGAGTGCCGCCGCCTACCGGTCCGTCGCGCGCGACGGCCTGGTCCTCACCCTCTCCGCTTCCCCGGCCGCCGTCACCCCGGGCGACACGGTGCGGCTGGTGGCGCGCCTGGCGAACCACAACGCCCACCCGGTGCGGCTGGACTTCTCCAGCGGCTGCCAGGTGCTCCCGTACGTGCTCGGCCCCGGCGGGAAGACGGTGTACCCGTACGGCGGCGGGTGGGGGTGCTTCGCGGCGCTCACCCACCTAGAGCTGGCCCCGGGCGAGGTGAAGGAGACGGCGTACTCCTGGACGGCGCAGAGCTATGCCTACGACGCGCAGAAGGGCGGGCCGGTGTACTCGCCGCTCCCGGCGGGGAGCTACCTGGCGCACGCCGCGCTCAACGGAACGCTGAACGGGGCGAGGATCGAGCTGCGCTCCAACGCGGAGACCGTGCAGGTGCGGTGAGGGCGCGGACGCGACGGAGGGTGTAGAGCGGCCCGGCGGATCCCCCGAGATCCACCGGGCCGCTTCTCATTCCGGAGCCCGGCCGGCCCCCTCCGCGAACGCGCCCGTGTAGAACCGGCGGGCCGCCAGCAGGATGCGGTCGCTCAGCTCCGGGTCGTCCACGGCGCGGGCGAGGAGCACCGCACCCACCATCCCCGAGGCGAGCACCAGCGCCTCGTCGGGGGGCTCCTCCGCGGGCGCCTCCTCCGCCCGCGAGGGGAGGAGCTCCGCCACGCGCGCCAGGAAGCGGCGCAGCGTGCGGGTGAAGCCGGCGCGCACCTCCGGCGCCGCGCGCGACACGTCCGCCGCCAGCGAGGGCATGGTGCACCCCACGCCCGGGTCGTCGCGGTGCAGGCGGCTCACGTAGCCGCGGATCAGGAGGCGCAGCCCGTCTGCGCCGCCCCGCTCCTCCGCCTCGGCGAACAGGCGCGACGAAAGCTCCGAGACTCCCCGGTCGCACGCCTCCGCCACCAGCGCGTCCTTGCTGGGGAAGTGCGCGTAGAAGCCCCCGTGGGTCAGGCCGACGCTCTGCATCAGCTCCCCGATCCCCACCCCGGAGACCCCCTGCTCCCGGTACGCGCGCGACGCCGCCTCCACGATGCGGCGCCGCGTCTGCTCCTTGCGGTCCTTCGGGTAGCGCACCATCAGCCCTCCTTCCTGCGGACGTAGATCGTCTTCTCCACCTCGGCGTGGACCGTACCACCGGCGTCGGTCAGCTCTACCCGGTACGTCCGGTCCGTGGGGCTCCCGTCCGCGGTCGCGGCGCGGATCGCCTCCAGCTCCGCCTCGTCCAGGACGAAGCGCGCGTGCAGCGTGCT includes:
- a CDS encoding BsuPI-related putative proteinase inhibitor — its product is MLRVLAVPLLLALAAACADPSAAAYRSVARDGLVLTLSASPAAVTPGDTVRLVARLANHNAHPVRLDFSSGCQVLPYVLGPGGKTVYPYGGGWGCFAALTHLELAPGEVKETAYSWTAQSYAYDAQKGGPVYSPLPAGSYLAHAALNGTLNGARIELRSNAETVQVR
- a CDS encoding TetR/AcrR family transcriptional regulator, encoding MVRYPKDRKEQTRRRIVEAASRAYREQGVSGVGIGELMQSVGLTHGGFYAHFPSKDALVAEACDRGVSELSSRLFAEAEERGGADGLRLLIRGYVSRLHRDDPGVGCTMPSLAADVSRAAPEVRAGFTRTLRRFLARVAELLPSRAEEAPAEEPPDEALVLASGMVGAVLLARAVDDPELSDRILLAARRFYTGAFAEGAGRAPE
- a CDS encoding SET domain-containing protein-lysine N-methyltransferase produces the protein MPALIPGPPYPFRLRNSRIHGRGAFATQLIPAGTRIIEYKGERISNEEADRRYPDDPANRHHTFLFSIDDEVVVDAAFRGNASRWINHSCDPNCDAVIDDGRIFIEAVRDIAPGEELVYDYNFILEERHTPAMKRRYPCHCGAPSCRGTILAKKR